In a single window of the Salmo trutta chromosome 23, fSalTru1.1, whole genome shotgun sequence genome:
- the LOC115159188 gene encoding disabled homolog 2 isoform X1 translates to MSTEGESAAPVVPAAPSSTPASTTSPPTTPSTAPAKTPFKKEKKKAPEKTDEYLLSRFQGDGVRYKAKLIGIDYVPEARGDKMSQDSMMKLKGMAIASRSQGKHKQRIWVNISMSGIKIIDEKTGVIEHEHIVNKISFIARDVTDNRAFGYVCGAEGQHQFFAIKTGQQAEPLVIDLKDLFQVIFNMKKKSEASQKDGSNNAVAENGGDALLSIDGQAGTAKEVQQLDLFGDMSTPPDIHSPTETNDILLLDLSAEVDSNQNCIKGNPFTSCTPNPWGTPQTENPFSSTFGFFPTPDTDPFGNDPLAQSAPPRSLISAPSTNHNQESSVHFLGRPIRNGVGLNEDSDNFGQQLSGLSNKNMILALNNGQWPLGGVMTEESRVPVPVQNGLGPVHSPQNPFLDISGKSPLLCNGVMFDPQPPAPVGPSKDGSVVISPPPQSTKAGRGRRSAKSPPANDLFGTDPYAALSQPDCSSASDLFNSPTTTSPIAALGALQLGPPSVTIHGTATSQWGVPAPSMFTMPGGVTLHNPQTTFPQPSAFGALPIPPAPWGQQAPSPYGAQPVTQAWGQPAPAGPMVAPGWGQPPMANPFQPGPYAMMGGPPQGMPQGPPRPPPRPPVKEAPAMVEPSAFTALDPLGGEKEKKTGKDMFKDFQIAKPPAIPARKGEQAPGSAPSTNGDGAFAQYFSSKVGMLQEFADHDDFEIQSQISAVANDSPTPAPRQAAPMSSAAAPVPGLLDAFAPNPSPGLAPATGLNQSLFDDAFGTASPNAFGAPLLAMNTPVAQTTGSSDPFGDPFGNPFA, encoded by the exons ATGTCTACTGAAGGGGAGAGCGCTGCACCCGTGGTCCCGGCTGCCCCCTCCAGCACCCCCGCCTCCACAACCAGCCCTCCCACCACACCCTCCACAGCACCAGCCAAGACCCCCTttaagaaagagaagaagaaag CTCCAGAGAAGACTGATGAGTACCTGCTGTCAAGGTTCCAGGGTGATGGTGTGCGGTACAAGGCCAAGCTGATCGGCATCGACTATGTCCCAGAGGCCCGAGGGGACAAGATGAGCCAGGACTCCATGATGAAACTCAAG GGCATGGCAATAGCTTCTCGGTCCCAGGGCAAACACAAGCAAAGGATCTGGGTCAACATATCCATGTCGGGCATCAAGAtcattgatgagaaaacaggG gtGATAGAACACGAGCACATAGTGAATAAGATCTCATTCATCGCCAGAGACGTAACGGATAACAGGGCCTTCGGCTACGTGTGTGGGGCCGAGGGACAGCACCAGTTCTTCGCCATAAAGACTGGCCAGCAG GCAGAGCCCCTGGTCATTGACCTAAAGGATCTATTCCAGGTCATCTTCAACATGAAGAAGAAGTCCGAGGCCTCACAGAAG GATGGGAGTAATAATGCAGTAGCTGAG AATGGCGGCGATGCCTTGCTCAGTATCGATGGCCAGGCTGGCACTGCCAAA GAGGTGCAACAGCTGGATTTGTTTGGCGACATGTCCACCCCTCCAGACATCCATTCTCCTACA GAGACTAATGATATCCTATTGCTGGATCTGTCTGCTGAGGTTGACAGCAATCAGAACTGTATAAAAGGAAATCCCTTCACTTCCTGTACACCAAACCCTTGGGGCACCCCCCAGACAGAGAACCCCTTCTCATCCACGTTTGGCTTCTTTCCAACCCCAGACACTGACCCTTTCGGCAATGACCCCCTTGCCCAATCAGCACCCCCCCGTTCTCTGATCTCAGCCCCCTCCACCAATCACAACCAAGAGAGCTCTGTTCACTTCTTGGGTAGGCCAATCAGGAACGGTGTTGGTCTTAACGAAGACTCTGACAACTTCGGTCAGCAGTTGAGCGGGTTGTCCAATAAGAACATGATCCTGGCTCTCAATAATGGCCAGTGGCCACTAGGGGGAGTGATGACAGAAGAGAGCAGGGTCCCTGTTCCTGTCCAGAATGGTTTGGGACCTGTGCACTCACCACAGAACCCCTTTCTTGACATTTCTGGGAAAAGCCCACTCCTTTGTAATGGCGTGATGTTTGATCCACAACCCCCTGCCCCTGTGGGTCCTAGCAAGGATGGTTCGGTTGTGATAAGCCCCCCTCCACAGAGCACTAAGGCTGGACGAGGTCGGAGGAGTGCCAAG TCTCCTCCTGCCAATGACCTGTTTGGGACCGACCCATATGCTGCTCTCAGTCAGCCTGACTGCTCATCTGCCTCTGACCTCTTCAACAGTCCGACCACCACCTCTCCCATAGCAGCTCTGG GAGCATTGCAGTTGGGTCCCCCTTCAGTCACCATTCATGGGACAGCCACATCACAGTGGGGAGTCCCAGCACCTTCCATGTTCACCATGCCAGGAGGGGTAACACTCCACAACCCCCAGACCACCTTCCCCCAGCCATCTGCCTTCGGTGCCCTTCCCATACCACCGGCCCCCTGGGGCCAGCAGGCTCCATCCCCGTATGGGGCCCAGCCGGTCACCCAGGCTTGGGGACAGCCTGCTCCTGCAGGGCCCATGGTTGCACCTGGCTGGGGCCAGCCTCCCATGGCTAACCCCTTCCAACCCGGCCCTTATGCCATGATGGGAGGCCCTCCACAGGGTATGCCACAAGGTCCACCCCGGCCCCCACCCCGGCCCCCAGTCAAGGAGGCCCCAGCTATGGTAGAACCCAGTGCCTTCACGGCTCTGGACCCCctgggaggggagaaggagaagaagactGGGAAGGACATGTTCAAGGACTTCCAGATTGCTAAACCTCCAGCCATCCCGGCCAGGAAGGGGGAGCAGGCTCCTGGATCCGCCCCCAGCACTAATGGGGATGGTGCATTTGCCCAGTACTTCTCCAGCAAAGTGGGCATGCTCCAGGAGTTTGCGGATCACGACGACTTTGAAATTCAGAGCCAGATTTCAGCGGTTGCCAATG ACTCACCCACACCGGCCCCACGGCAAGCTGCTCCCATGTCTTCTGCAGCGGCCCCCGTTCCAGGGCTCCTGGATGCCTTTGCCCCAAATCCATCCCCAGGCCTGGCTCCAGCAACAGGTCTCAACCAGAGCCTATTTGATGATGCATTTGGCACGGCAAGTCCTAATGCCTTTGGAGCACCACTCCTAGCAATG AACACTCCTGTTGCCCAGACCACTGGCAGCTCGGATCCCTTCGGAGACCCCTTTGGAAACCCCTTTGCCTAA
- the LOC115159188 gene encoding disabled homolog 2 isoform X2 — translation MSTEGESAAPVVPAAPSSTPASTTSPPTTPSTAPAKTPFKKEKKKAPEKTDEYLLSRFQGDGVRYKAKLIGIDYVPEARGDKMSQDSMMKLKGMAIASRSQGKHKQRIWVNISMSGIKIIDEKTGVIEHEHIVNKISFIARDVTDNRAFGYVCGAEGQHQFFAIKTGQQAEPLVIDLKDLFQVIFNMKKKSEASQKDGSNNAVAENGGDALLSIDGQAGTAKEVQQLDLFGDMSTPPDIHSPTSPPANDLFGTDPYAALSQPDCSSASDLFNSPTTTSPIAALGALQLGPPSVTIHGTATSQWGVPAPSMFTMPGGVTLHNPQTTFPQPSAFGALPIPPAPWGQQAPSPYGAQPVTQAWGQPAPAGPMVAPGWGQPPMANPFQPGPYAMMGGPPQGMPQGPPRPPPRPPVKEAPAMVEPSAFTALDPLGGEKEKKTGKDMFKDFQIAKPPAIPARKGEQAPGSAPSTNGDGAFAQYFSSKVGMLQEFADHDDFEIQSQISAVANDSPTPAPRQAAPMSSAAAPVPGLLDAFAPNPSPGLAPATGLNQSLFDDAFGTASPNAFGAPLLAMNTPVAQTTGSSDPFGDPFGNPFA, via the exons ATGTCTACTGAAGGGGAGAGCGCTGCACCCGTGGTCCCGGCTGCCCCCTCCAGCACCCCCGCCTCCACAACCAGCCCTCCCACCACACCCTCCACAGCACCAGCCAAGACCCCCTttaagaaagagaagaagaaag CTCCAGAGAAGACTGATGAGTACCTGCTGTCAAGGTTCCAGGGTGATGGTGTGCGGTACAAGGCCAAGCTGATCGGCATCGACTATGTCCCAGAGGCCCGAGGGGACAAGATGAGCCAGGACTCCATGATGAAACTCAAG GGCATGGCAATAGCTTCTCGGTCCCAGGGCAAACACAAGCAAAGGATCTGGGTCAACATATCCATGTCGGGCATCAAGAtcattgatgagaaaacaggG gtGATAGAACACGAGCACATAGTGAATAAGATCTCATTCATCGCCAGAGACGTAACGGATAACAGGGCCTTCGGCTACGTGTGTGGGGCCGAGGGACAGCACCAGTTCTTCGCCATAAAGACTGGCCAGCAG GCAGAGCCCCTGGTCATTGACCTAAAGGATCTATTCCAGGTCATCTTCAACATGAAGAAGAAGTCCGAGGCCTCACAGAAG GATGGGAGTAATAATGCAGTAGCTGAG AATGGCGGCGATGCCTTGCTCAGTATCGATGGCCAGGCTGGCACTGCCAAA GAGGTGCAACAGCTGGATTTGTTTGGCGACATGTCCACCCCTCCAGACATCCATTCTCCTACA TCTCCTCCTGCCAATGACCTGTTTGGGACCGACCCATATGCTGCTCTCAGTCAGCCTGACTGCTCATCTGCCTCTGACCTCTTCAACAGTCCGACCACCACCTCTCCCATAGCAGCTCTGG GAGCATTGCAGTTGGGTCCCCCTTCAGTCACCATTCATGGGACAGCCACATCACAGTGGGGAGTCCCAGCACCTTCCATGTTCACCATGCCAGGAGGGGTAACACTCCACAACCCCCAGACCACCTTCCCCCAGCCATCTGCCTTCGGTGCCCTTCCCATACCACCGGCCCCCTGGGGCCAGCAGGCTCCATCCCCGTATGGGGCCCAGCCGGTCACCCAGGCTTGGGGACAGCCTGCTCCTGCAGGGCCCATGGTTGCACCTGGCTGGGGCCAGCCTCCCATGGCTAACCCCTTCCAACCCGGCCCTTATGCCATGATGGGAGGCCCTCCACAGGGTATGCCACAAGGTCCACCCCGGCCCCCACCCCGGCCCCCAGTCAAGGAGGCCCCAGCTATGGTAGAACCCAGTGCCTTCACGGCTCTGGACCCCctgggaggggagaaggagaagaagactGGGAAGGACATGTTCAAGGACTTCCAGATTGCTAAACCTCCAGCCATCCCGGCCAGGAAGGGGGAGCAGGCTCCTGGATCCGCCCCCAGCACTAATGGGGATGGTGCATTTGCCCAGTACTTCTCCAGCAAAGTGGGCATGCTCCAGGAGTTTGCGGATCACGACGACTTTGAAATTCAGAGCCAGATTTCAGCGGTTGCCAATG ACTCACCCACACCGGCCCCACGGCAAGCTGCTCCCATGTCTTCTGCAGCGGCCCCCGTTCCAGGGCTCCTGGATGCCTTTGCCCCAAATCCATCCCCAGGCCTGGCTCCAGCAACAGGTCTCAACCAGAGCCTATTTGATGATGCATTTGGCACGGCAAGTCCTAATGCCTTTGGAGCACCACTCCTAGCAATG AACACTCCTGTTGCCCAGACCACTGGCAGCTCGGATCCCTTCGGAGACCCCTTTGGAAACCCCTTTGCCTAA